In a single window of the uncultured Dysgonomonas sp. genome:
- a CDS encoding DUF3872 domain-containing protein, with product MMKRIKTFFGITVWLAAIMLLALACSSDMDINKVYAFDLVCMPVQKKIVQGEVAEIRAQIVKEGNFQDTKFYIRYFQVDGKGQLQLENGTILLPNDLYLLEKETFRMYYTSHSTDQQVIDVYIEDNHGQVVQKTFSFQNDRGEEEDLPTETE from the coding sequence ATGATGAAAAGAATAAAGACTTTTTTCGGAATAACAGTGTGGCTGGCAGCGATAATGCTGCTGGCCTTAGCCTGTAGTAGCGATATGGATATTAATAAGGTTTACGCATTTGATCTGGTTTGTATGCCAGTTCAGAAAAAAATCGTTCAGGGAGAGGTGGCGGAAATCCGTGCACAGATTGTAAAGGAAGGGAACTTCCAAGACACTAAATTCTACATTCGTTACTTTCAGGTAGATGGCAAAGGCCAATTACAACTCGAAAATGGAACTATACTTCTACCAAACGATTTATATCTTTTGGAAAAAGAAACGTTTCGGATGTATTACACTTCTCATTCTACTGACCAACAAGTGATAGACGTGTATATAGAAGATAACCACGGTCAGGTAGTACAAAAGACGTTCTCGTTCCAAAATGACAGAGGTGAGGAAGAAGATTTACCAACGGAAACGGAATAG
- a CDS encoding conjugal transfer protein TraO, translating into MKRLYLILTIALCLVFTDQAHAQRSLPGMRGIQLTGGMVDGIYSSKNDNEAGYYFGVALATYAKNGNKWVFGAEYMERYYPYREKRLPITQFTAEGGYYYNFLTDPSKTVFLSLGGSALAGYETSNWGEKTLYDGSTLQHKDTFIYGGAITLEIETYLTDRVVLLVTGRERILWGNSTGHFHGQFGVGIKFIIN; encoded by the coding sequence ATGAAACGGTTATATCTTATATTAACGATTGCGTTGTGCCTGGTCTTTACAGACCAAGCACATGCACAGCGTTCACTTCCGGGTATGCGAGGCATACAACTCACAGGTGGTATGGTGGATGGAATCTATTCATCCAAGAATGATAATGAAGCGGGGTATTATTTCGGTGTGGCGCTGGCGACTTATGCTAAGAACGGAAACAAATGGGTATTTGGTGCGGAATATATGGAACGCTACTACCCGTATCGGGAAAAACGATTACCGATAACCCAATTCACGGCTGAGGGAGGTTATTATTACAATTTTCTGACTGATCCTTCCAAGACTGTTTTCCTCTCTTTGGGTGGTTCTGCCCTTGCAGGCTATGAAACATCGAATTGGGGCGAAAAGACCCTGTATGATGGCTCTACACTTCAACACAAAGATACTTTTATCTATGGAGGTGCTATCACATTGGAAATCGAAACCTACCTGACAGACCGTGTGGTGCTACTCGTTACAGGGCGAGAACGTATCCTCTGGGGTAACTCTACAGGGCATTTTCATGGGCAGTTCGGTGTAGGAATCAAATTTATAATCAATTAG